From a single Capsicum annuum cultivar UCD-10X-F1 chromosome 12, UCD10Xv1.1, whole genome shotgun sequence genomic region:
- the LOC107850850 gene encoding S-adenosylmethionine carrier 1, chloroplastic/mitochondrial, translating to MGPFALALDTKNSFVASSSASDASGRKMDSLQMLPKKFFASINNEEEKPFDFLRILFEGVIAGGTAGVVVETALYPIDTIKTRLQAARGGGQIVLKGLYSGLAGNLAGVLPASAIFVGVYEPAKQKLLKMFPENLSAVAHLSAGALGGIAASFVRVPTEVIKQRMQTRQFASPPDAVRLIVSKEGFKGLYAGYRSFLLRDLPFDAIQFCIYEQLRIGYKLAAKRELNDPENAVIGAFAGALTGAITTPLDVIKTRLMIQGSANQYKGIVDCVKTIVAEEGPPALLKGIGPRVLWIGIGGSIFFGVLERTKRFLAQNLPDNVTSKKD from the exons ATGGGGCCTTTTGCATTAGCTTTGGATACAAAGAATTCTTTTGTGGCCTCCTCTTCTGCTTCAG ATGCATCTGGTAGAAAAATGGATAGCCTTCAGATGTTACCAAAAAAGTTCTTCGCATCAATCAACAATGAAGAAGAGAAACCTTTTGATTTCCTGAGGATTCTATTTG AGGGTGTCATAGCAGGAGGGACTGCCGGCGTTGTTGTTGAAACAGCTTTATATCCCATTGATACAATAAAGACGCGACTGCAG GCAGCTCGTGGTGGAGGACAAATAGTCTTGAAAGGGTTGTATTCGGGGCTTGCTGGAAATCTTGCTGGAGTCCTACC GGCTTCTGCTATTTTTGTTGGTGTATATGAACCGGCAAAGCAGAAGCTATTGAAGATGTTTCCTGAAAATCTTAGTGCTGTGGCCCATCTT AGTGCTGGTGCTTTAGGAGGCATTGCTGCTTCTTTTGTTCGTGTTCCAACTGAG GTCATTAAGCAGCGAATGCAAACTAGGCAATTTGCTTCACCTCCGGATGCCGTTCGCCTAATTGTTTCAAAAGAAGGTTTTAAAGGTCTTTATGCG GGATATCGATCATTTCTACTTCGAGATTTGCCATTTGATGCCATCCAGTTCTGTATCTACGAGCAGCTGCGGATAGGTTATAAGCTGGCT GCAAAAAGGGAATTGAATGACCCAGAGAATGCAGTTATCGGCGCTTTTGCTG GTGCTCTAACTGGAGCTATAACTACCCCTCTTGATGTCATAAAGACGAGATTAATGATTCAG GGTTCTGCCAACCAGTACAAAGGCATTGTTGATTGTGTGAAGACCATTGTTGCAGAAGAAGGGCCTCCAGCACTTTTAAAG GGCATTGGGCCAAGAGTCCTTTGGATAGGCATTGGAGGATCAATATtctttggtgttcttgagagaacAAAGCGATTCCTTGCACAAAATCTCCCTGATAATGTAACCTCAAAGAAGGATTAG